The genomic window GCGCCGGCCACGAAGCCCTGTCCTCGAGACGCTCGGGGCGTATACTACGGAAGCGTTCACGCGCCTCGCCTTGGTGCCGCGCGAGAGCCGCCCGTCGACGCCACCAGCCCATACCCGATGTCCTTCGTCCATCTGCACTGTCACTCCGAGTATTCGCTGCTCGACGGCGCCAATCGGATCGACGACCTCATCGCGCGGGCGCTGGAATTCGAGCAGCCCGCGCTCGCCATCACCGACCACGGCAATCTCCACGCGGCGTTCGAGTTCCAGGAAAAGGCCAAGAAAGCCAAGCTGCGAGCGATCATCGGCATGGAAGCGTACGTGGCCCCGGGCGATCGACGGGAACGCTCGCGTCCGCGCCCAGGCGCCAAGCCCTACTTCCACCTGATCATTCTCGCCGAGAGCGAGACGGGCTATCGCAATCTCGTCAAGCTGTCGTCGCTGGCGTACATGGAAGGGTTCTACAGCAAGCCGCGGGTCGACCGCGAATTGCTCGCGCGCTATCGAGAGGGACTGATCGTGTCGTCGGCATGCCTCGCCGGCGAGATCGCGACCAACCTCATGGACGACCGCTACGACGACGCCAAGGCGGCCGCGCTCTGGTACGGCGACGTGTTCGACGGCCGCTATTACCTGGAGGTGCAGGCGCACGACGCAGGAGGTCTGCAATCCAAGCTCAACGCGCAGGTCTTCCGGCTCGCCGCCGACACCGGCCTGCCCGTGATCGCCACCAACGACGCGCACTTCCTCCGCCGGTCGGACCACGATGCGCACGACGTGCTGCTGTGCATCGGGTTAGGCAAGGATCTCGAGGCGCCCGACCGGATGCGGTACGATGACGGGCTCTACTTCAAGAGCGGGCCGGAGATCGCCGCGCACTTCCCGGACCGCCCCGACGTGCTCGAGAACACGCTGCGCATCGCCGACCGCGTGCACATCGAGCTGGGCAAGACTTATCACGTCCCGTCGTTCCCGTTGCCTAACGGAGTGGCCACCGAGAACGAGCTGCTCGTCCGCCTCGCCGAGGCCGGCGCCCGCGAGCGCTACGGCGACCCGCTGCCCGACGAGGTCCGCCGCCGCCTCGACTACGAGCTCGGCGTCATCACCACCACCGGCTACGCCGGCTACTTCCTCATCGTCGCCGATTTCATCGCCGCGGCGCGCGACCGCGGCATCCCCGTCGGCCCCGGACGCGGTTCCGCCGCCGGCTCGCTCGTCGCCTACGCGCTCCGAATCACCGACGTCTGCCCGCTCAAGTTCGATCTGCTGTTCGAGCGCTTCCTCAACCCCGAGCGCGTGTCGATGCCGGACATCGACGTCGACTTCTGCTTCGAGCGGCGGGGCGAGGTGATCGAGTACGTTAGGCAGAAGTACGGCCGCAACGCCGTGGGCCAGATCATCACCTTCGGCACCATGAAGTCGCGCGCCGTGATCAAGGACGTCGGCCGCGTGCTCGGCTTCACCCCGCAGGAAACCGACCAGCTCGCCAAGCTGATCCCCAACCAGCCGAACTATTCGCTCTCGGTGAGCGAGGCGGTCGAACAGATCACCGACGTCCGCAACCTCTACCGCAAGGAAGCGCGCTACAAGCAGCTGCTCGACTACGCGATCGCGCTCGAAGGACTGTCGCGGCACGCCGGCGTCCATGCCGCCGGTGTCGTGATCGCGCCCGGTCCGCTCGACGACTACGTGCCCGTGTGCACGCAGACCACCAAGGGCGCCGGCGGCACCGAGGACGAGTCGGTGGTGGTCACGCAGTACGACATGAATTACCTCGAGAAGGCCGGGATGCTCAAGATGGACTTCCTCGGCCTAACGACACTCACGGTGATTCACGATGCGTTGGCCATGATCGCCGAACGGACGGGCGAGCAGCTCGACCCGTCGCAGCTGCCGCTCGAGGACCCCGAGACGTACCGGATGCTCCGCGCCGGACGCACCGCCGGCGTCTTCCAGTTCGAGTCGGCGCTGGCCACGGATCTCCTCCGCAGCATGCGGTGCGACCGCTTCGACGACCTGGTCGCGTCCAACGCGCTCATGCGCCCGGGTCCGTTAGACGCAGGCATGCACAAGGTCTTCATCCGCCGCAAGCGCGGGGAAGAACCCGTGACCTACGCGCTGCCGGAGCTCGAACAGGCGCTGGCCGGCACGTACGGCGTCATCACCTACCAAGAGCAGGTGATGCGCATCGCGCAGATCCTCGCCGGCATCTCGCTCGCCGAAGCCGACGTGCTGCGCAAGGCGGTGGGCAAGAAGGACGCCGAGCTCATCCGCAACGAGTTAGGCAAGTTCATCGAGAAAAGCGTCGCCCGCGGCTACGACCGGCGCATCATCGAGGAGATCGCGAGCCAGATCGAGACGTTCGGCCGGTACGGCTTCAACAAGTCGCACTCGGTCGCGTATTCGGTGCTGTCGTTCCAGACGGCGTGGCTCAAGGTCCATTACCCCGCCGAGTTCATGGCCGCGCTCCTGTCGTCGCAAATCGGCGACACCGACGCCGTCGTGAAGTACATCAACGAAGCACGCGAGATGGACATCGAGGTGCTCCCGCCCGATGTCAACGAATCCGGCTACAAGTTCACCGTCGTCGGCGACAAACGCGTGCGCTTCGGGCTCGGCGCCATCCGCAACGTCGGACGCACCGCCATCGATGCGATCCTCGCCGCGCGGCGCGATGGACCGTTCACGGCACTCGTCGATCTCGCCGATCGCGTCGACCTCCGCACCTGCAACAAGCGGGTCTTCGAAGCGCTCATCGGATCGGGCGCTCTCGACGGTCTCGGTGGCCACCGGGCGCAGTACCTCGCCACGCTCGATTCCACGCTGCAGGAGGCCGCACTCAAGCAAGAGGAGACGGCCAGCGGCCAGGTCTCGCTCTTCGGCGAGTCCTCGGGAGGCGCGACCGCAACCACCCTTCCGGCGCGGACGCTTCCCAACGTGCAGCCCTGGTCCGACGCCGAGCGCCTGGCCAGAGAAAAAGAGATCCTGGGCTTCTATATTTCGGGACATCCGCTCGAGCCCTACCGGACCGAAGTCGAGTTGTTCGCCACGCATACTGTGGCTCAGCTCGGCACGTGGACCGATCAGCCGATCAAGCTCGGTGTGGTCGTCACGGCCATCAAACGGCAGGTGAGCAAACGGAGCGGAGCCGAGTTTGCGCGGTTGACAGTGGAGGATTTTTCGGGATCTTCGGAGGTGCTGGTATTCCCCGAGGCCTGGACCCTCCTCGGCGACAAGATCAAACCGGATGTGCCGGTGTTGCTCGCCGGCAGCTATTCTCGACGCGATCAGGGAGCGGAGAATCCCGTGTTCATCGTCG from Gemmatimonadaceae bacterium includes these protein-coding regions:
- the dnaE gene encoding DNA polymerase III subunit alpha, translating into MSFVHLHCHSEYSLLDGANRIDDLIARALEFEQPALAITDHGNLHAAFEFQEKAKKAKLRAIIGMEAYVAPGDRRERSRPRPGAKPYFHLIILAESETGYRNLVKLSSLAYMEGFYSKPRVDRELLARYREGLIVSSACLAGEIATNLMDDRYDDAKAAALWYGDVFDGRYYLEVQAHDAGGLQSKLNAQVFRLAADTGLPVIATNDAHFLRRSDHDAHDVLLCIGLGKDLEAPDRMRYDDGLYFKSGPEIAAHFPDRPDVLENTLRIADRVHIELGKTYHVPSFPLPNGVATENELLVRLAEAGARERYGDPLPDEVRRRLDYELGVITTTGYAGYFLIVADFIAAARDRGIPVGPGRGSAAGSLVAYALRITDVCPLKFDLLFERFLNPERVSMPDIDVDFCFERRGEVIEYVRQKYGRNAVGQIITFGTMKSRAVIKDVGRVLGFTPQETDQLAKLIPNQPNYSLSVSEAVEQITDVRNLYRKEARYKQLLDYAIALEGLSRHAGVHAAGVVIAPGPLDDYVPVCTQTTKGAGGTEDESVVVTQYDMNYLEKAGMLKMDFLGLTTLTVIHDALAMIAERTGEQLDPSQLPLEDPETYRMLRAGRTAGVFQFESALATDLLRSMRCDRFDDLVASNALMRPGPLDAGMHKVFIRRKRGEEPVTYALPELEQALAGTYGVITYQEQVMRIAQILAGISLAEADVLRKAVGKKDAELIRNELGKFIEKSVARGYDRRIIEEIASQIETFGRYGFNKSHSVAYSVLSFQTAWLKVHYPAEFMAALLSSQIGDTDAVVKYINEAREMDIEVLPPDVNESGYKFTVVGDKRVRFGLGAIRNVGRTAIDAILAARRDGPFTALVDLADRVDLRTCNKRVFEALIGSGALDGLGGHRAQYLATLDSTLQEAALKQEETASGQVSLFGESSGGATATTLPARTLPNVQPWSDAERLAREKEILGFYISGHPLEPYRTEVELFATHTVAQLGTWTDQPIKLGVVVTAIKRQVSKRSGAEFARLTVEDFSGSSEVLVFPEAWTLLGDKIKPDVPVLLAGSYSRRDQGAENPVFIVESVTPFEQNRATGNVAVSIELGLGAGVSADVMRDVREAVEVHTGSAPLELRWNDGNGMSARLRSRSLRIAVTNAALNELRSILGPDRVRLVRGS